The Pangasianodon hypophthalmus isolate fPanHyp1 chromosome 13, fPanHyp1.pri, whole genome shotgun sequence genome includes a window with the following:
- the LOC113528182 gene encoding 5-hydroxytryptamine receptor 3A yields MVGSLASCITRRCLASKLVAMQLFSPPMPLECTITVNLTSIQYETLSVDTKALRFSSRIRIDMEWKDPDLAWTDTEYTFTEIMLPVDKIWTPDLTVDNAIETDVKPVSTDILVRRDGTVQHAIQLYTTVVCGINLFNYPFVLDACPVALNGWRENSCGLRFLYGNVSSVGARRGEWVTMSVELHQNKQNLDRNYLYVTMSTNPFNTIVTLILPSVLIMLADLGSFALPLDGGKRSSFKITLVLSFTMSLLILTEHLPDTGLCSPLIRYHFCFCLIILVMSLLSSMVLSHFADSGAILSCRRPKPCELSNTGGKDEIKKDINLNGVSTISTDVTTKDVSIQKIVTFMENVEKTNKEKKKRHEYANRFDRVCFRAYLCLDIVYVLCVIGITRTEFCKINNLDFWI; encoded by the exons ATGGTTGGATCTTTGGCAAGTTGCATCACGCGTCGATGCCTGGCTAGCAAGCTGGTTGCAATGCAGCTTTTCAGTCCTCCAATGCCTCTGGAATGTACTATTACAGTGAATCTCACATCCATTCAATATGAGACCCTGTCTGTG GATACTAAAGCCCTGCGTTTCTCAAGTCGCATTAGAATTGACATG GAATGGAAGGACCCAGACCTTGCATGGACCGATACAGAgtacacatttacagaaattatGCTGCCAGTTGACAAAATCTGGACTCCTGATCTAACTGTAGACAATGC AATCGAAACAGATGTGAAGCCTGTCTCTACTGATATACTGGTGAGACGTGACGGCACTGTGCAACATGCTATCCAATTGTATACTACCGTGGTGTGTGGAATCAACCTTTTTAACTACCCTTTTGTACTGGATGCATGCCCAGTAGCCCTTAATGGATGGAGAGAAAACA GTTGTGGCCTACGTTTCCTCTATGGGAACGTATCTTCAGTGGGAGCAAGGCGAGGTGAATGGGTAACTATGTCAGTGGAGCTACATCAGAACAAACAAAACCTGGACCGCAACTATCTCTAT GTCACTATGTCCACCAACCCATTCAACACAATAGTGACGCTCATTCTCCCCAGTGTGCTCATCATGTTAGCTGATCTGGGGAGCTTTGCTCTGCCACTGGATGGTGGAAAACGCAGCTCCTTTAAAATCACTCTGGTGCTCAGCTTTACTATGTCCCTGCTCATCCTCACTGAGCACCTGCCCGACACCGGCCTCTGCAGCCCCCTGATCC GTTATCACTTTTGTTTCTGCTTGATCATTTTGGTTATGAGCTTGCTGTCATCCATGGTGCTCTCACATTTTGCGGACAGTGGCGCCATCTTGTCCTGCAGGCGCCCAAAACCATGTGAATTAAGCAACACCGGTGGCAAAGATGAGATCAAAAAGG ATATAAACCTGAATGGTGTGTCTACAATCTCAACTGATGTGACTACCAAGGATGTGTCGATCCAGAAGATTGTGACTTTCATGGAGAACGTAGAGAAgacaaataaagagaaaaagaagaggcatgaatatgcaaatcgGTTTGACAGAGTCTGCTTCAGGGCCTACCTTTGCCTTGACATTGTTTATGTCCTTTGTGTAATTGGTATCACCAGAACAGAATTTTGTAAAATTAACAATCTGGATTTCTGGATTTAA